One Candidatus Binataceae bacterium DNA window includes the following coding sequences:
- the atpD gene encoding F0F1 ATP synthase subunit beta: protein MQEALQNPVSGPDLPGTVSRVRGSVVDVEFPSQRLPPIYHALVVESDGDAQAVQLVIEVQEHLDRKTVRGVAMQTTAGLRRGAVVRQTGSPIVVPVGEMVLGRLINVVGSPIDNLGPFDSAIKRWPIHRSSPSISRQEHQREVFRTGIKVADLLAPLARGGKAGMFGGAGVGKTVLIMELIRSTVEKYSGISVFAGIGERSREGHELLTELSESGVLSRTALIFGQMNEPPGARWRVGMTALTVAEYFRDVMGRDVLLLMDNVFRFVQAGAEVSGMLGRLPSKVGYQPTLATEIAELEERIASIAGASVTAIQAVYVPADDFTDPAVVETFRHLDSSVVLSRDMAAQGLYPAIDPLASTSILLDPRVVGAKHYSVAEAVRQTIARYRELQEIISLLGVEELSAEDRRTVARARRLERFLTQPFLVTQQFTGVPGKSVAVEDTIAGCSAILSGEGDEWAESSFYMVGTFEDAREKELAMRKEQA, encoded by the coding sequence AGCTCTTCAAAACCCAGTGTCCGGCCCCGATCTGCCGGGAACCGTTAGTCGGGTTCGCGGTTCAGTGGTCGACGTCGAGTTCCCGTCGCAGCGATTGCCGCCCATTTACCATGCGCTCGTCGTCGAATCCGACGGTGATGCTCAAGCTGTGCAACTTGTGATCGAAGTGCAGGAGCATCTCGACCGCAAAACGGTACGCGGAGTGGCTATGCAGACCACCGCAGGGCTGCGCCGCGGAGCGGTGGTCCGGCAGACCGGCAGCCCGATTGTGGTTCCCGTGGGCGAAATGGTGCTAGGCCGGCTGATCAACGTGGTCGGATCGCCGATCGATAACCTCGGCCCCTTCGACTCCGCAATCAAACGCTGGCCGATTCACAGGAGCTCGCCGTCCATAAGCCGCCAGGAACACCAGCGCGAGGTCTTCCGCACCGGTATCAAGGTTGCCGACCTTCTCGCCCCGCTTGCGCGGGGCGGTAAGGCCGGGATGTTCGGCGGCGCAGGCGTCGGAAAGACCGTGCTCATCATGGAGCTGATCCGCAGCACGGTCGAAAAGTATTCTGGTATCTCGGTCTTCGCGGGAATCGGCGAGCGCTCGCGCGAGGGTCACGAACTTCTGACTGAACTGAGCGAATCCGGAGTGCTGAGCCGCACCGCGCTCATCTTCGGCCAGATGAACGAGCCTCCGGGCGCGCGCTGGCGCGTGGGTATGACGGCTTTGACCGTGGCCGAATATTTCCGCGACGTGATGGGCCGCGACGTGTTGCTGCTGATGGATAACGTGTTCCGTTTCGTCCAGGCCGGGGCGGAAGTGTCCGGGATGCTCGGGCGCCTGCCTTCGAAGGTCGGCTATCAACCTACCCTGGCAACCGAGATCGCGGAGCTGGAGGAGCGAATCGCGTCCATCGCGGGCGCCTCGGTGACGGCGATCCAGGCGGTTTACGTGCCGGCCGACGACTTTACCGATCCCGCCGTGGTCGAAACTTTCCGCCACCTCGACTCTTCGGTCGTGCTGTCGCGCGATATGGCTGCGCAGGGGCTCTACCCCGCGATCGATCCTCTGGCTTCGACCTCGATACTGCTCGATCCGCGAGTCGTGGGCGCGAAGCATTACTCGGTCGCCGAGGCCGTGCGGCAAACGATCGCACGCTACAGGGAGCTGCAGGAAATCATCTCGCTGCTCGGCGTCGAAGAATTGAGCGCCGAGGACCGCCGGACCGTGGCCCGCGCGCGGAGGCTCGAGCGCTTTCTCACGCAGCCGTTCCTGGTCACCCAGCAATTCACGGGAGTACCGGGAAAATCGGTCGCGGTCGAAGATACAATCGCGGGCTGCAGCGCGATATTGTCGGGCGAAGGCGACGAATGGGCAGAAAGCTCGTTCTACATGGTCGGCACGTTCGAGGACGCGCGCGAAAAAGAGCTCGCCATGCGCAAGGAGCAGGCCTAG
- a CDS encoding F0F1 ATP synthase subunit epsilon — MKLVITTPTEVAVNQERVRYVRAEDSSGAFGIEPRHADLLTTLAICVVRWRDERNAEKYVAVRGGVLRVREGQLVEIATREAVVNEDLALLRNQVLSAMIKNVEQEQSARAGALRLEHAAIRQIYHYLRPADQPVKAKTRE; from the coding sequence ATGAAGCTCGTGATCACCACGCCCACCGAGGTCGCGGTCAACCAGGAGCGGGTGCGCTACGTTCGCGCCGAAGATTCCAGCGGCGCGTTCGGAATCGAGCCTCGCCACGCGGATCTGCTGACGACGCTTGCGATTTGCGTGGTCAGGTGGCGCGACGAGCGCAACGCCGAGAAATATGTAGCGGTTCGCGGCGGCGTGCTGCGCGTCCGCGAGGGTCAGCTTGTCGAAATCGCGACCCGCGAGGCGGTCGTCAACGAAGATCTCGCGCTGCTGCGCAATCAGGTTCTTTCGGCGATGATCAAGAACGTCGAGCAAGAGCAATCCGCGAGAGCTGGAGCGCTGCGGCTGGAGCACGCCGCGATTCGCCAGATCTATCACTATCTGCGGCCCGCGGACCAGCCCGTCAAGGCGAAGACTCGGGAATAG
- a CDS encoding AtpZ/AtpI family protein, with translation MTRKEPGEEESRREEDELEEAVERAHRRREHWLRAGEWPLGRSLAMMGRFGWTMVTPILLGAFAGRWLDRTFNSGVFWSATLVFSGAAFGFWAMWKRMNSE, from the coding sequence GTGACTCGCAAGGAACCCGGCGAGGAGGAATCTCGGCGCGAAGAAGATGAACTCGAGGAGGCGGTCGAACGCGCGCACCGCAGACGCGAGCATTGGTTGCGCGCCGGCGAATGGCCGCTTGGACGTTCGCTGGCGATGATGGGCCGCTTCGGTTGGACCATGGTCACGCCAATTCTGCTCGGCGCCTTCGCCGGGCGGTGGCTTGACCGGACTTTCAACAGCGGCGTTTTCTGGAGCGCAACCCTGGTCTTCTCCGGCGCCGCTTTCGGCTTCTGGGCGATGTGGAAAAGGATGAACAGCGAATGA
- a CDS encoding ATP synthase subunit I, whose translation MTDPAILRVLLYGVLGALVGIAFFSALDWNVLLYVAGGADWKAPLVHVTRLLMAAAIFTLAARQGALPLLSTLAGFQVIRIVAVNRHRTAMGKNP comes from the coding sequence ATGACCGACCCGGCTATCCTGCGAGTTCTGCTCTACGGCGTGCTCGGCGCTCTCGTGGGCATCGCCTTCTTTTCCGCGCTCGACTGGAACGTGCTGCTTTATGTCGCGGGGGGCGCCGACTGGAAGGCTCCGCTGGTCCATGTAACGCGCCTGCTCATGGCCGCCGCGATCTTCACGCTCGCTGCGCGCCAGGGCGCATTGCCTCTGCTCTCGACCTTGGCCGGCTTTCAGGTGATCCGCATCGTTGCGGTCAACAGACATCGAACCGCCATGGGAAAAAATCCATGA
- a CDS encoding F0F1 ATP synthase subunit A gives MIESPLRTAVLFHLGFVPISSTVITTWGLMAVLTVGCWIATRALQVVAKGPQAVIETAVLEIEEQIASTLDRDAGPFLPLLGTLFIFLVVANLCGVLPGVRPPTASLETPAALATIVFLSVHFYGIRFQGFVPYLKGYLRPNPIMLPFNILSEITRSFSLAMRLFGNLMSEELVVAIILALAGLLVPIPFMAFGILVGLVQAYIFTVLAAVYIGGGIGTIAK, from the coding sequence ATGATCGAATCCCCACTACGCACGGCCGTTCTCTTCCATCTCGGCTTCGTACCCATCAGCAGCACGGTTATAACGACCTGGGGATTGATGGCCGTGCTGACGGTTGGTTGCTGGATCGCGACCCGCGCGCTGCAGGTCGTGGCGAAGGGCCCGCAGGCTGTCATCGAAACCGCCGTTCTCGAAATTGAAGAGCAGATAGCGTCAACTCTCGATCGCGATGCGGGCCCCTTCCTGCCCTTGCTCGGGACCCTCTTCATCTTTCTCGTGGTCGCTAACCTGTGCGGCGTTTTGCCCGGCGTCAGACCGCCGACGGCCTCGCTCGAGACTCCCGCGGCGCTCGCCACGATCGTCTTTCTGTCGGTGCATTTTTACGGGATTCGGTTTCAGGGTTTCGTACCCTATCTGAAGGGTTATCTGAGACCGAACCCGATTATGCTTCCGTTCAATATCCTGTCCGAAATTACGCGCTCATTCTCTTTGGCGATGCGCCTGTTCGGCAACCTGATGAGCGAGGAGCTGGTGGTCGCCATCATCCTGGCGCTGGCGGGTTTGCTGGTGCCGATTCCGTTCATGGCGTTCGGGATCCTGGTCGGGCTGGTGCAGGCATACATCTTCACGGTCCTGGCCGCCGTGTATATCGGCGGCGGTATCGGCACTATTGCGAAGTGA
- a CDS encoding F0F1 ATP synthase subunit C translates to MTVQMLSIIGAVVAVAVGSISPALAEGRAIAAAMEGIARQPEAAGSLARTLFVGLAMIETMAIYCLVVALLLLFANPFAAR, encoded by the coding sequence ATGACGGTACAGATGCTGAGCATAATCGGAGCGGTGGTCGCAGTGGCGGTCGGTTCGATCAGTCCGGCGCTCGCCGAGGGACGCGCGATCGCGGCCGCTATGGAAGGGATCGCGCGCCAGCCCGAAGCCGCGGGCTCGCTCGCGCGCACATTGTTCGTCGGCCTCGCGATGATCGAGACGATGGCGATCTACTGCCTGGTAGTCGCCCTGCTGCTGCTGTTTGCCAACCCGTTTGCCGCGCGATGA
- a CDS encoding F0F1 ATP synthase subunit delta: MNFSWWTFTLQAANFLVLVWLLQHFLFKPIKAIVARRKEEIARALTDAAAQKQDAERLKQELEAKQAQLDAERQKIIEEERAQVAAERQKIIEQARKEAETIREQTLKRLDEERVAAGDELFERTVTLATNLAERFLRELAMPSMEQPFLARVTDYLDKLPGQERARLVLNPGAGSLSVTTAHVLEPQEQARWSEQLAKRLGGNSDVTFSADPALIAGAVITLPHAVLRFNWRDSLAAALHELHGDEHSR, translated from the coding sequence ATGAATTTCAGTTGGTGGACATTCACGCTGCAGGCGGCGAACTTCCTTGTCCTCGTGTGGCTGCTGCAGCACTTTCTGTTCAAGCCCATCAAGGCGATCGTCGCTCGGCGCAAGGAGGAAATCGCGCGCGCGCTGACCGATGCTGCGGCGCAAAAGCAGGATGCCGAACGGCTGAAGCAGGAACTCGAGGCCAAGCAGGCCCAGCTTGACGCCGAGCGTCAGAAAATCATCGAGGAGGAGCGCGCACAGGTCGCAGCCGAGCGCCAAAAGATAATCGAGCAGGCCCGCAAGGAGGCGGAGACAATCCGGGAGCAGACGCTCAAACGGCTTGACGAGGAACGTGTCGCAGCCGGCGACGAACTTTTCGAACGAACGGTCACGCTCGCAACCAACCTTGCCGAGCGTTTCTTGCGCGAACTGGCCATGCCCTCGATGGAACAGCCGTTTCTCGCGCGGGTGACCGACTATCTCGATAAGTTGCCCGGGCAAGAACGTGCGCGGCTCGTTCTGAATCCGGGCGCAGGCTCCCTCTCGGTAACCACGGCGCACGTGCTGGAGCCCCAGGAGCAGGCCCGATGGAGTGAGCAACTGGCCAAGCGGCTCGGCGGAAACTCTGACGTCACGTTCAGCGCCGACCCGGCGCTTATCGCCGGCGCCGTTATCACGCTCCCGCACGCGGTCCTGCGCTTCAACTGGCGCGATAGTCTGGCGGCGGCGCTGCACGAACTCCACGGCGATGAACATTCTCGCTGA
- a CDS encoding F0F1 ATP synthase subunit alpha, with the protein MNILAESIGARLQKAADAIGALRVEPRLDLIGRVGRIGDDVASVRGLPDARLGELLLFERSDGGAPVAGIVLTLDPELIGCAMLGAGGVEAGNLVRGTGTVASVPIGEKLLGRIVNALGAPLDDGAAIEAASVQPVERPAPAIVDRDLVNSPLNTGLLVVDAMLPLGRGQRELIIGDRETGKTAVAIETMINQRDSEVVCVYCAVGQKTSSVNQVIDAVRSYGAPERCIFVFAAADDPPGVQWLAPYAACTMAEYFSEKGGDALLIIDDLSKHAVIYRQLSLLLRNPPAREAYPGDIFYIHSRLLERAAKLSRARGGGSLTALPIAETQEGNLSAYIPTNLISISDGQIVLDARLFHEGQKPAVNVGRSVSRVGGKTQSEAMRQLAEKLRLEYAQFLELEIFTRFGGMVDERTRNIVEHGRRIRTILTQPQYAPLSLAHQVALLLAIEEKLIDRLPADRMAELRTKIGEWLGTQGRELGGRINATGDLDSRGRSALVAAITELVEQTA; encoded by the coding sequence ATGAACATTCTCGCTGAGTCAATCGGCGCCCGCCTGCAGAAGGCCGCCGACGCGATAGGCGCGCTCAGGGTTGAGCCTCGGCTCGACCTGATTGGGCGGGTCGGGCGGATCGGCGACGACGTCGCGAGCGTTCGCGGCCTGCCCGACGCGCGGCTGGGTGAATTGCTGCTCTTCGAGCGCTCGGACGGAGGAGCGCCGGTTGCGGGCATCGTTCTCACCCTCGACCCGGAGCTGATTGGATGCGCGATGCTGGGCGCGGGCGGCGTGGAGGCCGGCAACCTCGTGCGCGGAACCGGCACGGTCGCAAGCGTGCCGATCGGCGAGAAGCTTCTTGGCCGCATCGTCAACGCGCTCGGCGCGCCGCTCGACGACGGCGCGGCGATCGAGGCGGCCTCGGTGCAGCCGGTTGAGCGGCCGGCTCCCGCGATCGTGGATCGCGACCTCGTCAACAGCCCGCTCAACACCGGGCTCCTGGTGGTGGACGCGATGCTGCCGCTTGGCCGCGGACAGCGTGAGCTGATCATCGGCGATCGCGAAACGGGCAAGACCGCGGTGGCCATCGAAACGATGATCAACCAACGCGACAGTGAGGTCGTTTGCGTTTACTGCGCGGTCGGGCAGAAAACGTCGTCGGTCAACCAGGTAATCGACGCGGTTCGGAGCTACGGCGCTCCCGAGCGTTGCATCTTCGTGTTCGCCGCCGCCGACGATCCGCCCGGCGTCCAGTGGCTCGCACCATACGCGGCCTGCACGATGGCCGAGTATTTTTCCGAAAAAGGCGGCGATGCGCTGCTGATCATCGACGATCTCAGCAAGCACGCCGTGATCTATCGCCAGCTGTCGCTGCTGCTGCGCAATCCGCCCGCGCGCGAGGCCTATCCTGGGGACATCTTCTATATCCACTCCCGGCTGCTCGAGCGCGCGGCGAAATTGAGCCGCGCGCGGGGGGGAGGATCGCTCACCGCCCTGCCCATCGCGGAAACCCAGGAAGGCAATCTCTCCGCCTACATACCGACCAACCTGATCTCCATCAGCGACGGACAAATCGTTCTCGACGCGCGTTTGTTCCATGAGGGACAAAAGCCCGCGGTGAATGTCGGCCGAAGCGTCTCTCGCGTGGGCGGCAAGACACAGTCGGAAGCGATGCGCCAGCTCGCCGAGAAGCTCCGGCTCGAATACGCGCAATTCCTCGAACTCGAAATTTTCACCCGGTTCGGAGGCATGGTGGACGAACGCACGCGCAATATAGTCGAGCACGGCCGCAGGATTCGAACTATCCTGACCCAGCCACAATACGCTCCGCTCTCCCTCGCGCACCAGGTAGCCTTGCTACTGGCGATTGAAGAAAAGCTCATAGACCGGCTTCCCGCAGACCGGATGGCTGAACTGCGAACCAAGATCGGCGAATGGCTGGGGACGCAGGGACGCGAACTGGGCGGTCGAATAAACGCCACCGGCGACCTCGACAGCCGCGGACGCTCGGCGCTCGTGGCGGCCATCACGGAGCTGGTCGAACAAACCGCCTGA
- a CDS encoding FoF1 ATP synthase subunit gamma — MAQERELATRIASLDELLNVVSAIRAIAASQMQQALRSLEPIRHYSETIRAALSDAATMLPADGTVTPAPAPAKSGLIVFCAEHGLCGGFNEQPLNAAVRTLADRAGRMVLIVVGSRGAQIGRERGLNPDIVLPMATHCAGVTAAAGRVAIELYRMFSDGRIAGVEVIYARFADSQLSRLEQHRLLPLEMPVLEEPAPATPPLINLRPRRLFDDIVGEYFFAALENAAMQSFFSENSARFRTMEAAHQNIGNKSKELTSLARRLRQETITTEILDLISGAEALSSG, encoded by the coding sequence ATGGCCCAGGAAAGGGAACTTGCGACGCGGATCGCGTCGCTGGACGAATTGCTCAACGTGGTCTCGGCGATCCGCGCGATCGCGGCCTCGCAGATGCAACAGGCGCTGCGCTCGCTCGAACCAATCCGCCATTATTCGGAAACGATCCGGGCGGCATTGTCGGATGCCGCAACGATGCTGCCCGCGGACGGTACCGTTACGCCGGCGCCGGCGCCGGCCAAGTCGGGCTTGATCGTGTTTTGCGCCGAGCACGGTCTCTGCGGTGGCTTCAATGAACAACCCCTTAACGCCGCGGTCCGAACCCTGGCCGATCGGGCAGGCCGGATGGTGCTGATCGTGGTAGGATCGCGGGGGGCGCAGATAGGCCGCGAGCGCGGTTTGAACCCGGATATAGTACTCCCGATGGCTACTCACTGCGCGGGAGTTACGGCGGCGGCCGGTCGGGTCGCGATAGAACTTTATCGCATGTTCAGCGACGGCCGGATCGCGGGAGTCGAGGTCATTTACGCGCGCTTTGCAGATAGTCAGCTATCGCGGCTCGAGCAGCATCGGCTTTTGCCGCTCGAAATGCCGGTTCTCGAAGAGCCCGCCCCGGCAACGCCGCCTCTGATCAATCTGCGCCCGCGCCGGCTCTTCGACGACATCGTGGGCGAATATTTCTTCGCGGCGCTGGAGAACGCGGCGATGCAATCCTTCTTCAGCGAAAACTCGGCGCGCTTCCGGACCATGGAGGCCGCCCATCAGAACATCGGAAACAAGTCCAAGGAACTTACCAGCCTCGCGCGCCGCCTGCGGCAGGAAACTATAACGACGGAGATCCTGGATCTGATAAGCGGCGCCGAAGCCCTCTCCTCCGGATGA
- a CDS encoding DUF1329 domain-containing protein, translating to MSSDSSKTVIVSSARARLIRVGGIVSLALALVAGCAAFARAADPRDTTRADIDQWLAKYRDAKPDFKPGDVLTAKDLDRIRPFMMPGYVEQYNFPEMRMEIIATRNHTPRRDYMDCTEKYQAQVKMNADGSIDNYFCGQPFANASLSASDPLSGYKAAWNFEARWWNYGPIIISVLFLYDRFGGSHQGQAPNVIETPPAGWISGVDYKSKLPSEASKFFGGGGTFVKTANILYERVYFSHLAPRADAGGLLPLPEAKDIYYKEFSGFFSPFDLRGQVFITYRYNDPHRSDDAWAYDPQSRRVRRVSVEVKEDSLGGSDQTNEDFYTFSDRIAQWNFKFLGWKDMLVVMDGKNDYGHYYGPNGNLPDDVWSIRRMAVVERISKKPDHPYSGVVMFWDAENWHPWMAGTFNRQHKLWKTIVYSSRWTEDYKEWAEINHGVDSTQLEGITATDYINQRATIFADFGTGYPAVNLEQVGKIFDISKLEEFHR from the coding sequence GTGAGCAGCGACTCTTCGAAGACCGTGATAGTTTCCAGCGCGCGTGCGCGACTGATACGCGTGGGCGGGATCGTGAGCCTTGCGCTGGCGCTGGTCGCCGGATGCGCGGCCTTCGCGCGTGCGGCGGATCCTCGCGACACCACCCGCGCGGACATCGACCAGTGGCTCGCGAAATATCGCGACGCCAAGCCCGATTTCAAACCCGGCGACGTCCTGACGGCCAAGGATCTCGATCGGATTCGCCCGTTCATGATGCCGGGTTATGTCGAGCAGTATAATTTTCCGGAAATGCGCATGGAGATCATCGCGACCCGCAATCACACGCCGCGCAGGGACTACATGGATTGCACCGAGAAGTACCAGGCGCAGGTCAAGATGAATGCCGACGGCTCGATCGACAACTATTTCTGCGGACAACCCTTCGCCAACGCATCGCTTAGCGCCTCCGATCCGCTCTCGGGCTACAAGGCAGCGTGGAATTTCGAGGCTCGATGGTGGAACTACGGACCAATCATCATCAGCGTGCTCTTTCTCTACGACCGCTTCGGCGGCAGCCATCAGGGCCAGGCGCCCAACGTGATCGAGACGCCGCCGGCGGGATGGATCAGCGGGGTTGACTACAAGAGCAAGCTGCCGAGCGAAGCGTCGAAGTTCTTCGGCGGCGGCGGCACGTTCGTCAAAACCGCGAACATCCTGTACGAGCGGGTTTACTTCAGCCATCTCGCGCCGCGCGCCGACGCCGGCGGGCTGCTGCCCCTGCCCGAAGCCAAGGACATCTATTACAAGGAGTTCTCCGGCTTCTTCTCGCCCTTCGACCTGCGCGGCCAGGTTTTTATCACTTACCGCTATAACGATCCCCATCGCTCCGACGACGCCTGGGCCTACGATCCGCAGTCGCGGCGCGTGCGCCGCGTCTCGGTTGAGGTCAAGGAAGATTCGCTCGGCGGCAGCGATCAGACCAACGAGGATTTCTACACTTTCTCCGACCGCATCGCGCAGTGGAATTTCAAGTTCCTCGGATGGAAGGACATGCTGGTTGTGATGGACGGCAAGAACGACTACGGGCATTATTACGGCCCCAACGGCAATCTGCCCGACGACGTCTGGTCGATCCGCCGGATGGCGGTGGTCGAGCGCATCTCCAAAAAGCCCGACCATCCGTATAGCGGCGTGGTCATGTTCTGGGACGCCGAAAACTGGCATCCGTGGATGGCCGGAACGTTCAACCGTCAGCACAAGCTGTGGAAGACGATCGTCTATTCATCCCGGTGGACTGAAGATTACAAAGAATGGGCGGAGATCAATCACGGCGTGGATTCGACTCAGCTGGAAGGCATCACGGCGACCGACTACATCAATCAGCGCGCGACGATATTTGCCGATTTCGGAACCGGCTATCCGGCGGTCAATCTCGAGCAGGTGGGCAAAATCTTCGACATCAGCAAACTGGAGGAGTTCCATCGCTGA
- a CDS encoding alkaline phosphatase family protein codes for MAKTVSTGGEQPVRVAVVTKAKAPPNEGPRVIVFCLDGAGYPQLMEAIRSGKAQRIAALLGKEQGNGLFEHGYSAPGVLSVLPSSTVADWSAVFTGKPPAQNGWPGDEWFDRAHQRFYAPVPITVTQTADFSAMLNDDLIGSQLKAPTLYERLKRRSYVSMLMVYRGSTLFTTVPPATFAGFVGNLVEGKLAGETALEAISKTLDLDSTSKLLQAIDEHGLPRLQIVYFPGIDIFTHASPDPLHAQVNYIENSTDPAVGEVLDAYDKRGALPNTFVIFVADHGHTPTLNETRNRLGPDDPGSPFATLKAAGFRVRKASLTVSKSEEDYQAVIASQGFMAYVYLADRSTCAAAGHKCDWTRPPRFHADVMRAVRAFYKENQAGQPIPQGKGTIDLIFAREPAEADEEAEAFKIFDGRTLVPIYRYLRRHPRPDLTDLDERMRWLGEGPYGGRAGDIVLLAKASSAIPIQDRYYFAATTHYSWHGSADMSDSNVPLILALEGGSGAAMQRIVDEVSEDVTLSEMAVTPLVLALIGRE; via the coding sequence GTGGCCAAAACCGTTTCCACCGGCGGCGAGCAGCCGGTTCGTGTTGCGGTCGTGACCAAGGCCAAGGCCCCGCCGAACGAAGGCCCGCGGGTGATCGTTTTCTGCCTGGACGGAGCCGGCTATCCGCAATTGATGGAAGCCATTCGATCGGGCAAAGCGCAACGCATTGCGGCGCTCCTGGGCAAGGAGCAGGGCAACGGGTTGTTCGAGCATGGATATTCGGCGCCGGGCGTCTTGAGCGTGCTGCCATCGAGCACGGTCGCCGACTGGTCGGCGGTATTCACCGGCAAGCCGCCTGCGCAAAATGGATGGCCCGGCGACGAATGGTTCGACCGCGCGCATCAACGCTTCTATGCGCCCGTGCCGATCACCGTTACCCAGACGGCCGACTTCTCGGCGATGCTCAACGACGATCTAATCGGCTCGCAACTCAAGGCACCGACATTGTACGAGCGGCTGAAGCGCCGCTCTTATGTTTCGATGCTGATGGTCTATCGGGGCTCGACGCTGTTCACGACCGTGCCGCCCGCGACTTTCGCCGGCTTCGTCGGCAACCTGGTCGAGGGCAAGCTCGCCGGAGAGACCGCGCTCGAGGCTATCAGCAAGACGCTCGACCTGGACTCGACGAGCAAGCTTCTGCAAGCTATTGACGAGCATGGACTGCCGCGGCTGCAGATCGTTTATTTCCCAGGGATTGATATTTTCACGCACGCCTCGCCCGATCCTCTACATGCTCAGGTCAATTACATCGAGAATTCCACCGACCCCGCGGTGGGCGAGGTGCTCGACGCCTACGACAAACGCGGAGCGCTCCCCAACACCTTCGTAATTTTTGTCGCCGACCACGGTCATACGCCGACCTTGAATGAGACCAGGAATCGGCTGGGCCCGGACGATCCGGGCTCGCCTTTTGCCACCCTCAAGGCGGCCGGGTTTCGAGTCCGCAAGGCGTCGCTCACGGTGAGTAAGAGCGAAGAGGACTATCAGGCCGTGATCGCCTCGCAAGGCTTCATGGCGTACGTCTATCTCGCCGACCGCTCGACCTGCGCGGCCGCCGGGCACAAGTGCGACTGGACGAGGCCGCCGCGCTTTCACGCGGACGTGATGAGGGCAGTGCGCGCCTTCTACAAGGAGAATCAGGCCGGGCAGCCGATCCCGCAAGGCAAGGGCACTATCGATCTTATTTTTGCCCGCGAACCTGCCGAAGCGGACGAGGAGGCGGAGGCCTTCAAGATTTTCGACGGCCGCACGCTGGTTCCGATCTACCGCTATCTGCGAAGACATCCCCGGCCGGACCTCACAGATCTCGATGAGCGCATGAGATGGCTCGGAGAAGGTCCGTATGGCGGCCGCGCCGGCGATATAGTGCTTCTCGCCAAAGCCAGTTCTGCGATTCCGATCCAGGACAGATACTACTTCGCTGCCACGACGCACTACTCATGGCATGGAAGCGCGGATATGTCTGACAGCAATGTGCCGCTGATTCTGGCTCTTGAGGGCGGCTCCGGCGCCGCCATGCAACGGATCGTCGATGAAGTGAGCGAGGACGTTACGCTCTCCGAAATGGCCGTTACGCCGCTGGTGCTCGCACTGATCGGCCGTGAATAG
- a CDS encoding MaoC/PaaZ C-terminal domain-containing protein: protein MSQQTEALPALEIGGPVPPLERTLTQVRLVAYGGATWDWHRLHYEPEYARARNIAGPIVDGQMFGALLAEALLDWLGPRAFIRRMSFRLRAMVFAGETVRCEGEVASIVTEADRHVIQVAQRVRVVDRVAVEPASAEIVIAR, encoded by the coding sequence ATGAGTCAGCAGACAGAGGCTCTGCCCGCGCTGGAGATCGGCGGGCCGGTCCCGCCGCTCGAACGCACGCTGACCCAGGTGCGGCTGGTGGCCTACGGCGGCGCAACCTGGGACTGGCATCGCCTCCACTACGAACCGGAGTACGCCCGCGCGCGCAACATCGCCGGACCGATCGTTGACGGGCAGATGTTCGGCGCGCTACTGGCCGAAGCGCTGCTCGACTGGCTCGGGCCGCGGGCATTCATCCGGCGGATGAGCTTTCGTCTGCGCGCGATGGTATTTGCGGGCGAGACGGTGCGCTGCGAGGGCGAGGTGGCGTCGATCGTTACCGAAGCGGATCGCCACGTCATTCAAGTGGCGCAGCGCGTGCGCGTGGTCGACCGAGTCGCGGTCGAGCCGGCGAGTGCCGAGATCGTTATCGCGAGATAG
- a CDS encoding MaoC family dehydratase N-terminal domain-containing protein, translating to MDALLTDELRGWIGREFSYTAPEEIGRASIRYFALAIGDENPLYTDEAYARAAGYPSIVAPPTFVCETSQYAHRPPDSDGYVGHTWDLPIRSCRMIRGGHDYEFFRSVLPEDRITVTWRLEDISEHRSSRGGSMLIVISAATYANQRGELLARNRETLIFQPLEVSR from the coding sequence ATCGACGCGCTGCTGACAGACGAGCTTCGAGGATGGATCGGGCGCGAGTTCAGTTATACGGCGCCCGAGGAGATCGGCCGCGCCTCGATCCGCTATTTCGCGCTGGCGATCGGCGACGAGAATCCGCTCTATACTGACGAGGCCTACGCGCGCGCCGCGGGCTATCCTTCGATCGTCGCTCCACCGACCTTCGTGTGCGAGACCAGCCAGTACGCGCATCGTCCGCCCGATTCCGACGGCTATGTGGGCCACACCTGGGACTTGCCGATCAGGAGCTGCCGTATGATCCGGGGCGGACACGACTACGAATTTTTCCGCTCAGTGCTGCCGGAAGATCGGATCACCGTCACCTGGCGGCTCGAGGATATTTCGGAGCATCGCTCCTCGCGAGGCGGGTCGATGCTGATCGTGATCTCCGCGGCGACCTACGCTAATCAACGCGGGGAACTTCTCGCGCGCAACCGCGAGACGCTTATTTTTCAGCCGCTTGAGGTTTCGCGATGA